A genomic stretch from Nitrospirota bacterium includes:
- a CDS encoding Rne/Rng family ribonuclease, whose product MVSEILINATHEEIRVALLEGGQVVEFYIERKRDASLVGNIYKGKVVKILPGMQSAFIDIGLERAAFLYVADIRADIEEYAPFLEEEEKGDSVEFISRKGRSDLAIEDLLQPGQEILVHASKDPIGSKGARVTSYITLPGRYLVLMPNVEHVGISRRIADEQERTRLKTIAETIKPKGYGLIIRTASERCSEEELKKDLDFLILLWENIQRKKEKVTAPSLLYSDLDLVFRSVRDLLTQDVERLVIDSAEEYERIKEFVRTYFSKLLDKIIFYEGQEPVFDAFGVELDISRALGRRVWLKSGGYIVTDQTEAMTVIDVNTGKFVGKDDLEDTILKTNLEAVKEIAYQIRLRNLGGIIIVDFIDMEKLENREKVFNAFVEAMKKDRAKNTILHISELGLIQMTRKRVRESLGRTLCEPCPYCEGKGFVKSPRTLCYEIFRDISKLAMHGSEKIIITAHPSVAELLSDEERLGIEDIENKYGIKVIIKESNVLHQEKYEINSL is encoded by the coding sequence ATGGTTAGCGAAATCCTGATTAATGCAACACATGAAGAAATAAGAGTAGCTCTCCTTGAAGGCGGGCAGGTGGTTGAATTCTATATTGAGAGGAAGCGCGATGCAAGCCTTGTCGGCAATATCTATAAGGGAAAGGTTGTCAAGATACTTCCGGGAATGCAGTCTGCCTTTATTGATATCGGGCTTGAAAGGGCGGCATTTCTTTATGTTGCAGACATAAGGGCTGACATCGAAGAATACGCTCCGTTTCTTGAAGAGGAAGAAAAAGGCGATTCCGTAGAATTTATCTCGCGCAAAGGCAGGTCGGATCTTGCCATAGAAGACCTCCTTCAGCCCGGGCAGGAAATCCTCGTCCATGCCTCAAAAGACCCTATAGGCAGCAAAGGCGCGCGTGTGACATCATACATCACGCTGCCGGGCCGCTATCTGGTGCTTATGCCGAATGTTGAGCATGTAGGCATTTCAAGGAGAATTGCCGATGAGCAGGAGAGGACGCGGTTAAAAACAATCGCAGAAACAATAAAGCCGAAAGGTTATGGGCTTATAATCAGGACTGCCAGCGAAAGATGCAGTGAAGAAGAACTGAAAAAGGATTTGGATTTTCTTATTCTGCTGTGGGAAAACATACAGAGGAAAAAAGAAAAGGTAACAGCGCCTTCTCTGCTTTACAGCGACCTTGATCTGGTATTCAGAAGCGTCAGAGACCTGCTTACGCAGGACGTTGAGAGACTTGTTATTGATTCTGCCGAGGAGTATGAAAGGATAAAGGAATTTGTCAGGACCTATTTCTCAAAGCTCCTTGACAAGATAATTTTCTATGAAGGGCAGGAGCCGGTATTTGATGCATTCGGTGTAGAACTGGATATCTCAAGGGCGCTCGGCAGAAGGGTCTGGCTCAAGTCAGGAGGCTATATCGTGACTGATCAGACAGAGGCGATGACTGTAATAGACGTCAATACAGGGAAGTTTGTCGGCAAGGACGATTTGGAGGACACGATATTAAAGACAAATCTTGAGGCTGTAAAGGAGATCGCATACCAGATAAGGCTGAGGAATCTCGGCGGAATAATAATAGTTGACTTCATTGATATGGAAAAACTGGAAAACAGGGAGAAGGTGTTTAACGCATTTGTTGAGGCGATGAAAAAAGACAGGGCGAAAAACACAATCCTGCATATATCAGAACTCGGGCTTATACAGATGACAAGGAAGCGCGTAAGGGAAAGCCTCGGCAGGACTCTCTGCGAGCCTTGTCCTTACTGTGAGGGAAAGGGGTTTGTGAAATCTCCGCGCACGCTCTGTTATGAAATATTCAGGGATATAAGCAAGCTTGCGATGCATGGTAGCGAAAAGATAATCATTACTGCCCATCCTTCTGTCGCGGAACTCCTGTCTGACGAAGAGAGGCTTGGCATTGAAGATATTGAGAACAAATACGGCATTAAGGTAATTATTAAAGAGAGCAATGTCCTTCATCAGGAGAAGTACGAGATAAATTCGCTGTAA
- the larE gene encoding ATP-dependent sacrificial sulfur transferase LarE, protein MSNSKLEKLNNILKEMESAVLAYSGGVDSTLLLKAIQLSGIRALAVIAVSETMPENDLLFSKKMCEETGINQLIIKTEELNIENFAKNPHDRCFYCKDELFSKIREIAGDEGYRFVLDGSNLDDTADWRPGRKAALNHSVRSPLIEAGLDKKDIREISRRLNLPSWDRPSSPCLASRFPYGEQITAEALRQVAEAEGFLRSLGFKEFRVRHHSDIARIELREEDMAMALKPETRKAITEKLKSIGYKFVVIDIEGFRSGRMNEGIEKKQNEKPA, encoded by the coding sequence ATGTCAAATTCCAAACTTGAAAAATTAAATAACATCCTCAAAGAGATGGAAAGCGCTGTGCTTGCCTATTCAGGGGGTGTTGACAGCACGCTCCTGTTAAAAGCGATTCAGCTTTCAGGCATAAGGGCGCTTGCAGTAATAGCCGTTTCTGAAACCATGCCTGAAAATGATTTGTTATTTTCAAAAAAAATGTGTGAGGAGACAGGCATAAATCAGCTCATTATAAAAACAGAGGAGCTGAACATAGAGAATTTTGCAAAGAATCCTCATGACAGGTGCTTCTATTGCAAAGACGAACTATTCAGTAAGATACGGGAAATAGCAGGTGATGAGGGTTACAGGTTTGTGCTTGATGGAAGCAATCTTGATGATACGGCGGACTGGCGGCCGGGCAGAAAGGCTGCTTTAAACCACAGCGTAAGAAGCCCTTTGATAGAGGCAGGGCTGGACAAAAAAGATATAAGAGAAATATCCCGGAGGCTTAATCTTCCATCATGGGACAGGCCGTCTTCTCCATGCCTTGCATCAAGGTTTCCTTACGGAGAACAGATAACAGCAGAGGCATTACGACAGGTTGCAGAGGCGGAAGGTTTTCTGAGGTCACTGGGGTTTAAAGAATTCAGGGTGAGGCATCATAGTGATATTGCGCGGATTGAGCTTAGAGAAGAAGATATGGCTATGGCGCTTAAACCTGAGACGAGAAAAGCCATCACAGAGAAACTTAAATCCATAGGATATAAATTCGTTGTCATTGACATAGAAGGTTTCAGAAGCGGAAGGATGAACGAAGGGATAGAAAAGAAGCAAAATGAAAAACCTGCCTGA
- a CDS encoding (Fe-S)-binding protein, giving the protein MKNLPDIKDLEKCVRCGSCKAYCPTYDEDNTEAMGARGRLALLRGLLLQELKPTPLLNEKIFSCILCEACSGLCPNGVDITENIYRGRNMLRQGDKRRKYLRLLAKFFTSNPDLSYKMLQMFQYVLFPYLMKKGIIPPNFKLPESSFKERTQVYKVQKRRGRVAIFTGCATNFLYPHLGLSLINILLKSGYEVIVPGGEVCCGMPLRALGLEEEARELAKRNMRIFGKLKAEAVLSLCPTCISVIKNQYPKIINGGISNAMDVSSFLLERLDFAQPSLFSQKYATVTYHDPCHLAYGLGVKDEPRGMLKKIGANIIEKKENGCCGSGGLFSLTNKDISGSLLKKQAESCLKTGAAAVVTACPACMMQLGRAITGMPVFHIIELIEEAYCDSDGV; this is encoded by the coding sequence ATGAAAAACCTGCCTGATATTAAAGACCTTGAAAAGTGCGTCAGATGCGGAAGCTGTAAGGCATATTGTCCGACCTATGATGAAGACAATACAGAGGCAATGGGAGCCAGGGGCAGGCTCGCTCTTCTGAGAGGGCTTCTGCTTCAGGAGTTAAAACCCACGCCATTGCTCAATGAAAAAATTTTCAGCTGCATCCTCTGTGAGGCATGTTCCGGCCTCTGTCCGAACGGAGTTGATATAACGGAGAACATTTACAGAGGAAGGAATATGCTCAGGCAGGGAGATAAGAGGAGGAAGTATCTAAGACTTCTCGCAAAATTTTTTACCAGTAATCCTGACCTGAGCTACAAAATGCTCCAGATGTTTCAGTATGTATTGTTTCCGTATCTTATGAAAAAAGGGATTATCCCTCCTAACTTTAAGCTTCCTGAAAGTTCTTTCAAAGAAAGGACGCAGGTTTATAAGGTTCAGAAAAGGCGCGGAAGGGTGGCTATATTCACAGGTTGTGCTACCAATTTTTTATATCCTCACCTTGGGCTGTCATTAATAAACATACTCCTTAAGTCAGGTTATGAGGTGATAGTGCCCGGGGGCGAGGTATGCTGCGGAATGCCGCTGAGGGCGCTCGGGCTTGAAGAAGAAGCGCGCGAACTTGCAAAAAGAAATATGCGGATATTCGGAAAGTTAAAGGCAGAAGCGGTACTGAGCCTCTGCCCAACTTGCATTTCAGTGATAAAAAACCAATACCCAAAGATTATTAACGGCGGAATAAGCAATGCAATGGATGTGTCAAGTTTTCTTCTTGAAAGATTAGACTTTGCCCAGCCGTCACTTTTTTCACAGAAGTATGCGACAGTCACATACCATGACCCTTGCCATCTTGCATACGGGCTTGGCGTGAAAGATGAACCAAGGGGGATGCTGAAAAAAATCGGTGCAAACATCATTGAGAAAAAAGAAAATGGCTGCTGCGGTTCAGGAGGGCTTTTCAGCCTCACAAATAAAGATATTTCAGGCAGTCTTCTCAAAAAGCAGGCTGAAAGCTGTTTAAAAACAGGCGCGGCCGCTGTTGTTACAGCGTGTCCTGCCTGCATGATGCAGCTTGGCAGGGCCATTACAGGGATGCCTGTGTTTCATATCATAGAACTTATTGAGGAGGCATACTGTGACAGTGATGGGGTATAA
- the fsa gene encoding fructose-6-phosphate aldolase, which yields MKFFIDTANVTEIKKAWEVGVVDGVTTNPSLISKEGRDPIELLKEICGIVDGPVSAEVVGLKAEEMVKEAESLAKIHKNIVVKIPMTEDGLRATKKLSGMGIKTNVTLVFSPSQALLAAKAGATYASPFVGRLDDISHYGMGLIQEIMTIYENYAFDTQVIVASIRNPLHVVEAAKMGAHVATIPYSVIAQLTKHPLTDIGIEKFLKDWEKVPKK from the coding sequence ATGAAATTCTTTATTGACACAGCAAATGTAACCGAGATTAAAAAGGCATGGGAGGTCGGTGTTGTTGACGGCGTTACAACAAATCCGTCCTTAATCTCAAAAGAAGGCAGAGATCCCATCGAACTTCTTAAAGAGATATGCGGCATTGTTGACGGCCCTGTGAGCGCCGAGGTGGTTGGTTTGAAGGCAGAGGAAATGGTAAAAGAGGCAGAATCCCTTGCAAAGATACATAAAAACATAGTCGTAAAAATACCGATGACAGAAGACGGCTTAAGAGCAACAAAAAAACTTTCGGGCATGGGGATAAAGACGAATGTCACGCTCGTATTTTCTCCGAGCCAGGCGCTTCTTGCCGCTAAGGCAGGGGCAACTTATGCAAGCCCTTTTGTAGGAAGGCTTGATGACATAAGCCATTATGGAATGGGCCTTATTCAGGAGATAATGACAATCTATGAAAATTATGCGTTTGATACGCAGGTCATAGTTGCAAGCATAAGGAATCCGCTCCATGTTGTTGAGGCGGCAAAGATGGGAGCGCATGTTGCAACAATTCCGTATTCAGTGATAGCACAGCTTACAAAACATCCCTTAACAGATATTGGGATTGAAAAGTTCTTAAAAGACTGGGAAAAAGTTCCGAAGAAATAA
- a CDS encoding winged helix-turn-helix transcriptional regulator — protein sequence MKESAELFKLLSVDKRIEIVELLKKKPMSVNALAGALGITQSAVSQHLRVLKSAGLVKDERQGYWIYYSLMRDALEKCRQRLNRICTCSCLGGQVSMERINKKISKTK from the coding sequence GTGAAGGAATCGGCGGAATTATTTAAACTACTTTCGGTTGATAAGAGAATAGAAATCGTTGAGCTTTTGAAAAAGAAGCCTATGAGCGTTAACGCTTTGGCTGGGGCGCTGGGGATAACACAATCGGCAGTGTCACAGCATCTGCGCGTGCTTAAAAGCGCGGGGCTTGTAAAGGATGAAAGGCAGGGGTATTGGATATATTATTCTTTAATGCGCGATGCCCTTGAAAAGTGCAGACAGAGGCTTAATCGCATTTGCACATGCAGCTGTTTAGGCGGGCAGGTAAGCATGGAGAGAATAAACAAGAAGATTTCAAAAACAAAATAA
- a CDS encoding DUF4149 domain-containing protein has translation MREIILAVSYWLHLIATVIWIGGIAFILFIAIPSAKQVLGADAGKLMGEISKRFTPIANYSIIFIVVTGAALTGFNKQFSGIGNFGNSWSLTLIMKHVLVFVMVAVHFYRGLVLAPKIARTETVSQKTSLQKLSLNLVKVNFCLGVMVLLLSGIMSVLFRYNT, from the coding sequence ATGAGAGAGATAATATTAGCGGTTTCTTATTGGCTGCATCTCATCGCAACAGTTATATGGATTGGAGGAATTGCTTTCATCCTCTTTATTGCAATACCTTCAGCAAAGCAAGTTTTAGGGGCAGACGCAGGCAAGCTGATGGGTGAAATCTCAAAAAGATTTACTCCCATAGCGAACTACAGCATCATTTTTATAGTTGTCACAGGGGCTGCATTAACAGGTTTTAACAAGCAGTTTTCCGGGATTGGAAATTTTGGAAACAGTTGGTCTTTGACTTTAATCATGAAGCATGTCTTGGTGTTTGTGATGGTTGCTGTCCATTTTTATAGAGGCTTGGTATTAGCTCCTAAAATTGCAAGAACAGAAACCGTCTCCCAAAAAACGTCATTGCAGAAATTGTCCTTGAATTTGGTCAAAGTGAATTTTTGCCTTGGGGTAATGGTTCTGCTGCTCAGCGGCATTATGTCTGTTCTCTTTAGGTATAACACTTAA
- a CDS encoding zinc ribbon domain-containing protein: MPIYEYKCTKCEEDFERLVFGSQKVTCPKCNSSEIKKKMSIFGMSGVEKPFAGSSSANCSSCTKATCTSCH, from the coding sequence ATGCCTATTTATGAATATAAATGCACAAAATGCGAAGAGGATTTTGAAAGGCTTGTGTTTGGAAGCCAGAAGGTCACATGCCCGAAATGCAATTCCTCAGAGATAAAAAAGAAGATGTCCATATTCGGAATGAGCGGAGTTGAAAAGCCGTTCGCAGGCTCATCGTCGGCAAACTGTTCCTCCTGCACCAAAGCAACCTGCACCAGCTGCCATTAA
- a CDS encoding RDD family protein, whose product MPVDLEKEKKKNVKLAIGVAAIGILLFAFIYALMFALMFLKPGLLFGMMPFPSLSREIVPLNEKLYVISKEVDLSGVSFESKKQPDEKFMLGILENNNISAIQVIKPFYSYAQSGNKIYFFGKGFFRTFDGAQWTETKTDAVGKNPKAAANAEGIWVLSGKKDNKILNRIKGDAVSPLPLPAKYAEDKEICTSSVNLVLFEDRLYLFWTSKNLCYFASYDGSAWNVSEPSEHHGRIKAIADDKRIYFFSEGAEAPVISLATFENSKWNEAGELGISGLFVDWTPAIFKGKPLLLVRGFFSETLYAIENNKAVNPVKFKSGLSQKGFAWKIALLIIFGNLIFFVFVYLLSLFINRFKLRTWETDLRQYEFASLFRRFLAKTLDSIIIMLPPAVFFSLYFFGSDFQFHPLKLFMLGFLAFGYLILGNLIYHWLLEGIYGKTLGKKLCGIIVLKDDFTKCGLLSGFLRNILRIADNFFYYLVGLISMTGTLKWQRLGDIVAGTVVVRERKS is encoded by the coding sequence ATGCCGGTTGACCTTGAGAAGGAAAAGAAAAAAAACGTAAAACTTGCAATCGGCGTTGCTGCAATCGGTATCCTGCTTTTTGCCTTTATATATGCGCTGATGTTTGCCCTCATGTTTCTCAAGCCGGGACTGCTATTCGGCATGATGCCTTTCCCCTCGCTTTCAAGGGAGATTGTCCCTCTCAATGAGAAACTGTATGTAATTTCAAAAGAAGTTGATTTGAGCGGCGTCTCATTTGAGAGCAAGAAACAGCCCGATGAAAAATTCATGCTCGGCATCCTTGAAAACAATAACATCTCTGCCATTCAGGTAATAAAGCCTTTTTATTCCTATGCTCAATCCGGCAATAAAATCTATTTCTTCGGTAAAGGTTTTTTCAGGACTTTTGACGGCGCTCAGTGGACAGAGACAAAAACAGACGCCGTCGGAAAAAATCCGAAGGCAGCAGCAAATGCTGAAGGCATCTGGGTGTTAAGTGGAAAGAAGGATAATAAGATATTAAACCGGATAAAAGGGGATGCGGTATCTCCTCTGCCTCTGCCTGCCAAGTATGCAGAAGATAAAGAAATATGCACAAGCTCGGTAAATCTTGTTTTGTTTGAGGACAGGCTTTATCTATTCTGGACATCAAAAAACCTTTGTTATTTTGCCTCTTATGACGGAAGTGCATGGAATGTCTCAGAACCATCTGAACATCATGGAAGGATAAAAGCAATAGCTGATGATAAAAGAATATATTTTTTCAGCGAGGGCGCTGAGGCGCCGGTGATTTCATTGGCAACATTCGAGAACAGCAAGTGGAACGAAGCTGGGGAACTCGGCATCAGCGGTTTATTCGTTGACTGGACTCCTGCAATATTTAAAGGAAAACCTCTCCTCCTTGTGCGCGGTTTCTTTTCCGAAACTCTTTACGCAATCGAAAACAACAAAGCAGTTAATCCTGTAAAATTTAAAAGCGGCCTCTCGCAAAAAGGGTTTGCATGGAAGATTGCCCTGCTGATAATTTTTGGAAATCTTATATTCTTTGTATTCGTTTATCTTCTTTCACTGTTCATTAACAGGTTTAAGCTCAGGACATGGGAAACGGACTTAAGACAGTATGAGTTTGCAAGCCTCTTCAGGCGTTTCCTTGCAAAAACCCTTGACTCAATAATTATAATGCTTCCTCCTGCTGTGTTCTTTAGCCTCTATTTCTTTGGCTCAGACTTTCAGTTTCATCCCCTTAAGCTATTTATGCTCGGATTTCTGGCATTCGGCTATCTCATACTCGGGAATCTTATTTATCACTGGCTGCTTGAAGGCATTTACGGAAAAACTCTTGGTAAAAAGCTCTGTGGGATTATTGTTCTGAAAGATGATTTCACAAAATGCGGGCTTCTCTCAGGATTTCTGCGCAATATTTTGCGTATCGCTGATAATTTCTTTTATTACCTTGTCGGATTAATATCAATGACAGGCACACTCAAGTGGCAGCGTCTCGGAGATATTGTTGCAGGGACAGTGGTTGTGAGGGAGAGAAAGTCTTAA
- a CDS encoding DUF721 domain-containing protein — protein MKRADSLLAPLIKNLKLEDAVKLGRIKTGWPDIFENPVSLHMFPAMLKEGELLINVDSPMWMQQLSFFKDKMADKLQGFGVKAVRLRLGKVTPWEKEKKGEEILHKPITADDRSYIEKTVSPIHDEELRNGIKKAIEKSISFKRP, from the coding sequence GTGAAAAGGGCTGATTCTCTGCTTGCTCCCCTTATTAAGAATCTTAAGCTGGAAGACGCCGTAAAACTGGGGCGCATAAAGACAGGGTGGCCGGATATTTTTGAAAATCCTGTCTCTCTTCACATGTTTCCTGCAATGCTGAAAGAGGGAGAACTGCTCATTAATGTAGATTCACCCATGTGGATGCAGCAGCTCAGTTTTTTTAAAGATAAAATGGCTGATAAACTTCAGGGCTTTGGAGTAAAAGCAGTCCGTCTCAGGCTGGGAAAGGTCACGCCATGGGAAAAAGAAAAAAAGGGGGAGGAAATCCTCCACAAGCCAATCACAGCGGACGACCGTTCTTACATAGAAAAAACTGTATCCCCGATACATGATGAAGAATTAAGAAACGGAATTAAAAAGGCAATAGAAAAATCAATTAGTTTCAAAAGGCCGTGA
- a CDS encoding 50S ribosomal protein L28, with product MASCFVCGKTRTIGNNVSHANNRTKRQILPNLQRAKIVTSHGTKREYVCTRCLRSGKVKKAV from the coding sequence TTGGCAAGCTGTTTTGTATGTGGAAAGACAAGGACAATAGGCAATAACGTAAGCCATGCAAACAATAGAACGAAGCGGCAGATACTTCCGAATCTGCAGAGGGCAAAGATAGTAACATCTCACGGCACAAAGAGAGAATATGTCTGCACGCGGTGCCTGCGCTCAGGTAAAGTCAAGAAGGCTGTTTAG
- the infB gene encoding translation initiation factor IF-2 codes for MSKLRVHELAKKLGVDNKEILKALSDLGVKGKTHSSTIEVEFAEKIEKLLKKKTAPAVKPKKTVAKPEKKKPAEEKKPEEKKPKPAKAARPVKKPVEPAAEPKAKPVAEAKKPVQPIVQPEKIKEPIKPIEEKKQPKEIKLPEEKPLPVEEALSAETAVPLPEEEVVQKVPDRFKKELETEKEEKFKAKPQMQRAFQAIRKIETKKWHDPKQFKRTGKDRFIQREEQKPQLQPGIARKKTLKLREGMTVKEFAELISIKVSDVMKKFMELGHMTTINEPVDIDAAMLIAESVGIKLEVMAVEEELIAEEEAEDLSRLSLRPPVVTIMGHVDHGKTSLLDAIRETKVTETEAGGITQHIGAYKVKLKGKDIVFIDTPGHEAFTALRARGAKVTDVVVLVVGADDGVMPQTIEAIDHARAANVPILVAINKIDKPEANLQKVRTELAERGILSEEWGGQNIFVEVSAKKRIGIEHLLEMILLQAEVMELRANSDKLAKGTIIEAKLDRGRGPVATVLVQAGTLKIGDIFLAGTSVGRVRALIDDIGKRIQTAGPSTPVEVIGFPEVPTAGAVFTAVEDEKRARQIALTRLQKERQAEMAKRRKLTLDDLYAKIKEGEVKDLNMIIKGDVQGSVEATRDALERITHPQVKVKVIHTAVGGINESDVMLAAASNAIIIGFNVRPEIKASQTAEKEGVDIRLYNIIYEAIEDVKKALEGLLEPTLKEKILGRAEVRQTFQVSRIGTIAGCYVIDGAVSRASDGVRIIRDNIVVYEGKLSSLKRFKDDVREVQTGYECGITIENYNDMKVGDIIENYVIEKVAGKL; via the coding sequence ATGTCCAAATTAAGAGTCCATGAACTTGCCAAAAAACTTGGCGTTGACAATAAAGAGATATTAAAAGCGCTTTCAGACCTTGGGGTTAAAGGCAAGACGCATTCCTCAACAATAGAGGTCGAATTTGCTGAAAAAATAGAAAAACTGCTGAAGAAAAAGACAGCGCCGGCAGTTAAACCTAAAAAGACAGTTGCAAAGCCGGAAAAAAAGAAACCTGCCGAAGAAAAAAAACCTGAGGAGAAAAAACCTAAACCGGCAAAGGCTGCGCGGCCTGTAAAGAAACCTGTTGAGCCGGCAGCAGAGCCAAAGGCCAAGCCTGTCGCAGAGGCTAAAAAACCTGTCCAGCCAATAGTCCAGCCGGAGAAGATAAAAGAACCTATAAAGCCGATAGAAGAAAAAAAACAGCCCAAGGAGATAAAACTCCCGGAGGAAAAACCACTGCCTGTTGAGGAAGCGCTGTCTGCAGAGACCGCTGTGCCTCTGCCCGAGGAAGAGGTTGTGCAAAAAGTTCCCGACAGATTCAAGAAAGAACTGGAAACTGAAAAAGAAGAAAAATTCAAGGCAAAACCGCAGATGCAGAGGGCCTTTCAGGCGATAAGAAAAATAGAGACGAAGAAATGGCATGACCCCAAACAGTTTAAAAGGACCGGTAAAGATAGATTCATCCAGAGAGAAGAACAAAAACCGCAGTTACAGCCTGGCATAGCGCGGAAAAAAACATTAAAACTGCGTGAAGGAATGACAGTAAAAGAATTTGCAGAACTCATAAGCATAAAAGTATCCGATGTCATGAAAAAATTTATGGAATTGGGACATATGACTACAATAAATGAGCCTGTGGACATAGACGCTGCCATGCTCATCGCAGAGAGCGTTGGGATAAAGCTTGAAGTAATGGCTGTAGAAGAGGAATTAATTGCAGAAGAGGAAGCAGAGGATTTATCCAGGCTTAGCCTTAGGCCGCCCGTAGTCACGATAATGGGGCATGTGGACCACGGCAAAACCTCTTTGCTTGATGCGATAAGAGAGACAAAGGTTACAGAAACAGAGGCAGGCGGAATAACACAGCATATCGGAGCATACAAAGTTAAGCTTAAAGGAAAAGATATAGTATTTATTGATACACCCGGACATGAGGCGTTCACTGCCTTACGGGCCAGGGGTGCAAAGGTTACGGACGTAGTTGTGCTTGTTGTCGGCGCGGATGACGGAGTAATGCCGCAGACCATTGAGGCGATAGACCACGCAAGGGCTGCAAACGTACCTATTCTCGTAGCGATAAATAAAATAGATAAACCGGAGGCAAATCTCCAGAAGGTTAGAACCGAACTTGCAGAGCGCGGAATACTCTCCGAAGAATGGGGAGGCCAGAACATATTTGTTGAGGTATCTGCCAAGAAGCGCATTGGCATTGAACATCTCCTTGAGATGATACTGCTTCAGGCAGAGGTAATGGAGCTCAGGGCAAACTCTGACAAATTGGCGAAGGGGACAATCATAGAGGCAAAACTTGATAGAGGAAGAGGCCCTGTTGCGACCGTGCTTGTTCAGGCAGGCACCCTTAAGATTGGAGATATTTTCCTTGCAGGCACAAGCGTGGGAAGAGTAAGGGCTTTGATAGATGACATAGGAAAACGCATTCAAACCGCAGGCCCTTCAACACCTGTTGAGGTCATAGGCTTTCCTGAGGTTCCTACAGCAGGAGCTGTATTTACTGCAGTGGAAGATGAAAAGCGTGCAAGGCAGATTGCGCTTACACGGCTGCAGAAGGAAAGACAGGCAGAAATGGCAAAGAGAAGAAAGCTTACACTGGATGATCTCTATGCGAAGATAAAAGAAGGAGAAGTTAAAGATCTTAATATGATAATAAAGGGGGATGTTCAGGGCTCTGTGGAAGCCACACGTGACGCCCTGGAGCGCATCACTCATCCGCAGGTTAAGGTTAAGGTCATACATACGGCAGTGGGCGGGATTAATGAATCAGATGTTATGCTGGCTGCGGCCTCAAATGCCATTATAATAGGGTTCAATGTAAGGCCTGAAATAAAGGCATCTCAGACAGCAGAGAAGGAAGGCGTTGACATAAGGCTTTACAATATCATCTATGAAGCCATAGAAGATGTGAAAAAAGCGCTTGAAGGACTGCTTGAGCCCACTCTCAAGGAAAAGATTCTCGGCAGGGCAGAGGTGAGGCAGACATTCCAAGTATCAAGAATCGGGACAATAGCAGGCTGTTATGTTATTGACGGCGCTGTCAGCCGTGCAAGCGACGGGGTCAGGATTATCAGAGACAATATCGTTGTTTATGAAGGCAAGCTCTCATCCTTAAAAAGATTCAAGGATGACGTCAGGGAAGTCCAGACAGGATATGAATGCGGCATCACAATAGAGAATTACAATGACATGAAGGTTGGAGACATCATTGAAAATTATGTCATTGAGAAGGTAGCAGGGAAACTGTAA
- the rbfA gene encoding 30S ribosome-binding factor RbfA codes for MLPYKRSQRVSDLIREEIADIIMNKVKDPRLGFVTVTGAKITEDLKIATIYLSILKEEEKETTLEMLNSAKGFIRAELAKRLKMKFIPSLIFRIDESLEYGVRIEKLLREIKKED; via the coding sequence ATGCTTCCATACAAACGCTCACAGAGAGTCAGCGATCTTATCAGAGAAGAAATCGCTGATATCATAATGAATAAAGTGAAAGACCCCAGGCTGGGTTTTGTCACAGTCACGGGAGCAAAGATAACAGAAGACCTGAAAATAGCGACAATTTATCTAAGTATCCTGAAGGAAGAGGAAAAAGAAACAACTCTGGAGATGCTTAATTCAGCAAAAGGTTTTATCCGCGCAGAGCTGGCAAAAAGGCTCAAGATGAAGTTTATCCCTTCGCTTATATTCAGAATAGACGAATCCCTTGAATACGGGGTCAGGATTGAAAAACTTCTGAGGGAGATAAAAAAGGAGGATTAA